In the Methanocalculus natronophilus genome, GGGTATACCAGGAAGCAATTCCGGCACAGGTTCCATTCAATTCCCGCCTTCCTGAAATACTCAGGGGAGCTGGCATCCCCTATGCAACCGTGATGGACGCAGACGAACTCCCCCGCTTCAGGGAGATGCTCTCGCTCTCTTTTGCAGAGATGACCCCCACTGTCACCCTCATTTCGCCTGCCTGTTTTACCAGTGGAGCGTGTCCCCCTCCCGACTTCCCTGACCGGAGCAGAACAGTTGCCCCAATCCCCGGATCTGTTCTCAGGACACCGCTGATGACCCGCTACGATGCAATCGCCGCGGTTGCTCCGCACCTGGGATCAGCCCTCTGCGTCAGCAATATCGGGGTTCCCTCAAAAGAGCTGTATGCCATCTCCGATCGGCCGGAGAACTTCTATATGCTTGGTTCATACACCCAGGCATCACCGATTGCACTTGGGCTTGCCCTCTCAACAGACCGGGAGGTGGTGGTGATCGACGGCGACGGCTCACTCCTTGGATCCGCAATCCTTCCAGTCATTGCTTCGCTTGGACCAAAGAACCTGACCATCATCTGCCTTGATAACGGCACCTTCGGTTCCACCGGCAACCAGATCACCCAGGGGTATGCCACAACCGATCTGGCACAGATAGCAGCAGCTGCCGGGATCAGACAGTGCGTGCAGGTGCAGACAGCAGAGGAGCTTGATGCCGCACTCAGGGCAAAGAGGGGCGGCCCATGGTTCATCCACGTGATCATCCGGCCTGGCAATGCGGATGTCCCAAATATCCCCCTTTCGCCTATAGAGATCCGGAACCGGTTCATGGAGGCTGCCAGCACCACGCCACCCTTCAGATGAGCAGCAGGGTGATTACCGGTATCGTCAGAAGCGATACGATTGTCGAGAGAAAGACGAGCTGGGAGGCAAACCGCTCGTCTGATCCATAGATATCTGCAAAGATCACCGTCATCGATCCAACCGGCATTGCGGCAAGCAGGACGAGGATTCCCAGAACAAGCGGGTCATCGATGAGCGGGGAGAGGAGGAGGTATGTGCCGGCAGGCAGCAGAAGAAGCCTGAGTGCTGCCCCGGTGAAGACGGTTCTATCACCAATCATCTCCCGTACCGGAAACGTGGCAAGGAAGGAGCCGACGATCAGCATGGCAAGCGGTGTCGTCAGGTCGCCAAGGAGCCGCATCGCATCGATTGCGGGAGATGGTATCCGGATCTCAAGCAGGAAGAGCGCAAGGCCCAGGAGAGAGGCCGTGATACCAGGATTGACCAGGAGTTTCAGATTGAACTCGTACCTGCCGGTGATCATCACGATCCCGGCAGAGAAGATGAGGAGATTGAAGATCAGGTTGGCTATTGCCACATAGAAGATGCTCTCCGGGCCAAAGAGGGCAGCAGCTATTGGAAAACCCATGAACCCGATATTGCCAAAGAGGATGCCAAACGAGAAGACCCCGCGGCGCATCTCTCCCATCGTGAAGAGGCTGCTTCCGATATATGCCACAATGACTGCAAAGAGGTAGAAGACGACGACCCCAATGCAGAAGATGAGGGTATTTGAGAGGAGGGCAGCAGACGGCGGTATCTGCATCGAGACGATAATGAGTGCAGGAATTGAGACATTTAAGAGAAATAGCGATATTTTATGGGTTGCGTGCCGGTCAAGGATACCAAGACGGTATGCGGCGTAGCCGGTTGCAATGAGGATCATAAGAACTGCAACCGGGTCAATTATCATGAGAAATTCCGCCAGCACCACCTACACCTCAAAAGAACCATTGCACCTGATCAGACAATTGGTTTTTGCTCAAGAGAAGAGAAGAATGCAAAAGTTTCTTTATCAATACAGGCGATCATCAACTGGTATGACAATCAGGGTTCTCGCCTTTGCAGGCTCACCCCGCCGCCACGGCAACTCCGAGACACTTCTTGACTGGGTGCTTGACCGGATGCAGCAGGAGCAGGATACAGATGTTTTGAAGTATGCACTCACTGAGATCACGATCGCCCCCTGTAAAGGCTGCAATGCCTGTGAAAAACTAAATACCTGTGTCCAGAAGGATGATCTCGTCTGGGTTGAGGAGAAGATTCTCGAAGCCGACATCATCATCCTCTCCGCACCCATCTTCTGCATGGGTATTGCGGCACAGGCAAAGGCCCTCATTGACCGGGCACAGGTCTTCCGCTCCCGGAAATATGTCCTGAAACTGCCTGTTGTGCCGGCTGAACGGAAGGGAAAGCGGATTGGGATCTTCCTTGCATCTGCGGGCCAGGACTGGGATTTTGTCTTTGATGCTGCAGTTCCTTCCGTGAAATGCCTCTTCAATGTCATTGATGTGAAGAACAAGGATATCCGGTACCTGATGGTGAATAATGTCGATGAGAAGGGTGCGGTCAATGATCACCCGACTGCACAGAAAGATGCTCGTGCACTTGCAGATGAGGTGATCGCCACGATGCGGGAGATGAAGGGAGAGAGCCAGTGATGCTTGAGAAGTGCATGAAGGGAGGCGGGCTATGAAAGCCCTTGGGATATCGGGAAGCCCGAGGCGCCGGGGCAATACCGAGATGCTTCTTGATGCGTTTCTTGCGGGGGCGGAGGAGGCGGGTGCTGATTGTGAAAAGATCGTCCTCTGCGATCTTGAGTTTTCGTCCTGCAAAGGATGCAATGCATGCCACAAGACCGGTGAATGTATCGTCGAAGACGATCTGACCCCGATATTTGAGGAGATCCTGGAAGCAGGGATCGTTGCCCTTGCCTCTCCCATCTATTCGATGAGCGTGACAGCGGAACTAAAAGCGTTTATCGACCGTGGCCAGGTCTTCTGGGCACGGAAGTTTATCCTGAAGGATCTCTTTTTTGACGAGGAGCATACCCGGCAGCACAGGGGAGTCTTCATCTCGACAGCTGGCCAGGACTGGGATCATGTCTTTGACGCGGCATACCCGGTGATTACCGCATTCTTCAATGACATCGGGTTTGCCTATAGAGACAATATCACAGCCGGCAACATGGACGGCTATAAGGGGATCAAAGCTCACCCGACAGCGCTTACGGAAGCAGAGGAGAGGGGGAGAAAGATTGTGGGGGAACTGGAGAGAGTTTGATTATTATCCTGGCAGATAGCGTTATCCGGAGAATGGATTAGAATAACCAAATCCGGAACGCCATTGAAATCCTTCTCATTACGGGTAATGAGTATTGCATGTAATGATAACGCAGAAGCAGCAATAACCGCGTCAGGAAGTGAGATATCGGTATTTGTTCGGATACCGATGGCACTCTCTGCAATTGCACGAGTCAAAGGGAGGCACCATGCACAGTTAAGAAGCCTCTTTGCTTTTTCCAGACCGTCAGGGGTATGCCAATTCCACCCAGGAAGCTCAATTCGGGTTATTATTGAAATATAAAAGATTCCAGAATGACTCTTTCAATAAACGATCTCTCTTCATCTGGAATAGCTCCAGCCAGATAATAGATTAGAATATTTGTATCAAGCAGGTATGAGTTCATATGCGGTTCCATTCTCTACGAAGTGACCGGGCAACCTCATCCGGGTTTTTGATGATGTCACGATAAATTCCATAGTATTCCTGAGGATTGCAGGGTGAAATCCGGGGTTTCTGTACCTGGAGCGTCTGCTTCCAGAGTTCTATTGGAATGATGACACTTTTTTTTGTGACCGCTTGCGTCATACACATCCTGGATCTCGTTCATTATATTCCTGCTATTGCTTCGGGAGAGTATATTTATCCCGATGTACCATTGATCAATCTCGTTGGTAACCTAAGCTGTGATGATCAAAGGAATCAGGAGATACGAGAGCTATCAAAACTCAGATTAGCAACATACAAGCTGAGAAGAGATTCGGGCGTACCGGTATGGTAGCGAGAACAACTCCTCGATCATTTCATAACCATGGAATACGCATTTCTTCATGGCAGGGGGCAAGTCAGTGAATATAATCGAAAAGAGGGGGACCAGATCCCTCCATCAAAGGGAGATTATAAACAGGCTGAAACAAGAGATGCCAACACTTCAAAGACGATTTGGCATCAAAAGGATCGGATTGTTTGGGTCATATGCACGGGATGAAGCCGGTGAGATAAGTGATATCGATCTTCTGGTCTCTTTTGAAGAGGAGAAAGAGCGTTTCCGTACATTTATGCAATGTATTTTTTATCTTGAGGATATTTTCGGCAAAAACGTCGAGCTTATCGCAGAACATGCACTCGATTCCAGAATCCGACCGGTCGTTATTGATGAGGTGATCTGGATTTGAAGACAGATGCCTTTTATATCAGCCATATTCTCCATGAGATTGATTACATCCAGAAGAAATGTAAAGATAAAACCATTGATGACCTCTATTCAGACGAAGATCTTCAACATATCATATCCCGTGCATTGGAAATCATTGGCGAAGCGTCAAAAAATATCTCTCCTGAGATGAAGAGCGCTCATGATCACATTCCCTGGAAAGAGATGAGTGGGATACGGGACAAGATCATTCACAGCTATTTTTCAATCAACTGGATTATAGTATGGGACGTTATCACTCATGAGATAGGGGATTTAAAACGCCAGCTTACAGAGATTCAATAAAATAAAAGCGAGAGAGAGAGAGAGAGAGAGAGAGAGAGAGAGAGAGGAATAATCCCCTATTCCTCAATCCCCGCACCATCTCTACCATCTACAGGTAATACAGCCCAAGGAACAGCGCAGCAAACGAGGCTCCGATCAGGGCGACAAAGATGCCTTTATTCCAGGCAAGCACCTTCCTCCCGTCAAGGGGTCCGAATGGGAGCATATTGAATGCAGCAAGCATCGCATTGATCTTGACACCGACAGCACCAACAAGGAGGACAAACGATCCGAGATCAAACCAGATCGCGGCTGCGGCAAGAAGCGCAAACGGGATGAGCAGGATCAGGTTTGTTATCGGTCCTGCTGCAGATATAATTCCGTTTTCACGTTTTGAGAGGGATGGGCCATAGATCATCGTTGCACCGGGTGCGGCAAAGACAACACCAACAAGAGCCGCAATGGCAACCGCAACAAGCAGCATCTGGTTGTCTTTCCGAAACTCCGCCCAGTACCCATACCGCACCGCTGTGAACTTGTGGGCGAGTTCATGGAGCACAAACCCGACCCCGACTGTGATCAGTGAGAGGATGAAGAGGAGGGCTGCTGTCCCGGGATTGACACCTGTGAACGAGAACCCGCCGATGAGCGCGATCGTGAAGGCAATCGCAAGGGCTATCCACGCGATTCCAAGATCCCTCCGCTCATGTTCCGATATACGATTCAGCATAACAATATATTGACTGGTGACGTGATAGGGTTTCTCATCAGGATCATGGCTCTCATCCATCATCCATCATACAATTCAACCAATTCCCCGGGTACACCCATGGATCCGGATCTATAACATGGGATCAGTACATCTTTTCTCCTCTTCTGCAAAATATCTCTACAGCCTGACGATTCAAAATGAAGACCATGAGAACAATCCCATCCCCCGGAAAACTCATCTGCATAATCTCCCTCGTTTTGATCACAGGAGCACTCATCGGAACAGCAGGCTGCCTTGGTGATACACGGCTCCCTTTCATGGCACAGCAGGCGGAAGAGCAGGTGGAGCCTGAGTATGCCCCGGGTGAGATCCCGCTGCTCATTGCAAAGGCTGAAAGGGAGGCACGAGCCGGCTTCGATGCAATCGCAGAGATACCGGCAGATAAGCGGACATTTGAGAATACCATCCTTGCTTTTGACACCCTGATGACCGGCTATAGTGATGTTGTATTGCCCATACTCCTGGTGGGGTATGCAAACCCTAATCCAACCGTCCGGGAAGAAGGAAAAGCTGTCAGTGAACCCATCTCGAAATTTTTAAATGAGACATATGGTCGATTGGATCTCTATGATGCACTGGCCGATCCGGTTCCCCGGACCGCCGGTGAGAGACAGCTGCAGGATGCTGTTTTGAGAAGATTCGAGAAGCAGGGGCTTAATCCTCCTGATGATCAGGTTTGAGCGGTTTAGAACCGTATCTCAATCTGGTGGATATTTTTGTTTACAGGACACATAGATACCACAGAAGATAAGAGCAGCCACACAGGAGATACTGTCACACAGGAGATACAGTCACCATGCCAAGGCCAAAACGAATCCCCGGACAGGCGCACCCGTTCCTCAAATGGGCAGGCGGCAAAACGCAGCTTCTGCCTGAACTCATCTCCCGCCTCCCGCCAGGGATTGCCAGTGGGGAGGTCACCAGATATGTCGAGCCGTTCATCGGGGGAGGGGCGCTCTTCTTTGCCCTCCACGAGCATCATACCATACAAGAGTCGTATCTCTCTGACGTCAACTGCGAACTCACCCTCTGCTATTCCGTCATCCAGAAGGATGCAGAGGCCCTGATCGAGAAACTTGATCACCTGAGATCAGACTATTATTCGCGAGATGAGGAGGAGAGGAAAGCCTTCTATTACGAGATCCGGGACAACTTCAACAGGCAGCTCTCTGAACTATCGTTTGAAGGATACAACCCGGACTGGATCACTCGTGCTGCATGGATTATCTTTTTAAACCGCACCTGTTTCAACGGGCTCTTCCGGGTAAACCAAAAAGGCGGATTCAATGTTCCCTTCGGAAAGTACAAAAACCCCGATATCCTGAATGCCGGGAACCTGCGAAATGTCGCAAAACTCCTTGAAGGTACAACAATCAGGCGGGGAGACTTCACCAGCTGCCGGGATGTTGTGGATGAGAAGACGTTTGTCTATTTCGACCCACCCTACCGCCCCCTCAACGAGAAGACTGCCGTCTTCACCTCATATGCAAAAGACGGGTTTGACGACAGTGACCAAAAGCGGCTTGCTGAATTCTTCCGGGAGCTTGACCGGAGCGGAGCAAAACTCATGCTCTCAAATTCAGATCCCAAAAACACCGATCCCGATGATTGCTTCTTTGATGATCTCTACTCCGGATTCACCATCGAACGGGTACCTGCAACACGGATGATCAATGCAAATGGTGCGGGCAGGGGTGTAATCAACGAGCTGATCATCACAAATTACCTGTGAACCAGAGATTATCGCTCCATCCCGAATGGCTGAAGGGCAGAAATTGTACTCAGGAGCAGGCTCAGATAATCCCAATAGCAATAAGAATCAAGATAATCCCCCCAATTGCAACCGTCAGCACCCCGGCAATCCCAAGTGCCAGGTAGAGCAGGGGAAGATACGTATTCACTAGGCTTCTGCCTCCTCCCGCCCCTTCGCCCGTTTCCTCCGGAAGAGATCCTCCCGCTCCATCTCCTCAAGGTAATCCGAGATATACACAATAACCCCTTCCAGCTGGGGGATCAGGATCGACTCAAGGGCATTGGTCCTGCGCCGGACCGAGGCAATCCTGGTCGAGAGCCTGAGGATCGCTCCTTCCACCTCTGATAACCGGATCGCAGCTTCAATAGCTTCTGAAGCGAGATCAGATGCCCGGTCAAGCCTCCCACCAGCCGCCATCAGCCCATACCCCGGCAAGGGATCAGAACGGAACGGGTCAGGAAGATCAAACGCTGGCACGCCGGTACCCATGATGTTCTTTGGAAGAGCCGGGATATCCGGGATCGTCCTCTCCAGTGCGGCACAACTCTCCACCTCCCGCCGGGACGCCGCAATCTCCGCAGCAAAGAGAGCAGGGTACGCAGCAGCAAACGCCTCCTCCATCGATCGCCTGAGATCCTTTCTCTTCTGGACAAGCGAGAAGAACTCCATCACCATCGCATCAAGCTTCTCCCGCAACAGTTCATGCCCTTTCCTGGCAGTGACAAGCCGCTTCCTCACCTTCAGCAGTTCAAGCAGCGTCGGCCGGGTACCTGCCGGAAGACGCCTGCTCACCCGGTCTCACCCCGGTAATGCTTCTCGATGAATGCCGGGTTGATCCGCCTGAGCTCTTCCCTTGGGAAGATCGAGAGGAGATCCCAGGCACGATCAAGAGTATCAGCAACAGATCGCCCCTCTTCTGGGTCCTGCCCGACAAACTCCCGTTCAAACCGCTCAAGGAAGGTAAGGTAGAGCCGGTCCACCTCAGTCAGCCCCTCATCCCCGATGACCGCGACAAGGCTGACAAGCCGCCGCCCGCGTGCATATGCAAGATAGAGCTGGCTTGAGACATTGGCGTGATCCTCCCGTGTCCTCCCCTCGCCGATACCGCCCTGCATCAGGCGGGAGAGGCACGGCAACACATCAATCGGCGGATACACCCCTTTCCGGTGGAGTTCACGCGACAGCACAATCTGGCCTTCGGTGATATACCCGGTCAGGTCAGGAACAGGATGGGTGATATCATCATCCGGCATCGTGAGGATCGGGAGCTGGGTGATCGAACCCGACCTGCCTATCACTCTCCCGGCCCGTTCATAGAGCGAGGCGAGATCCGTATACATATACCCCGGATACCCCCTCCGGGCCGGGATCTCCTCCCTCGCTGCAGAGACCTCCCGTAATGCCTCGCAATATGCGGTGATATCCTGCATCACCACCAGGACGTGCATCCCGCAGTCAAAAGCAAGGTATTCTGCCGCAGTCAGGGCGAGACGGGGGGTGATGATCCTCTCGATCGCCGGATCATCGGCACGGTTCAGGAAGATCAATGCATGTGCCCGTGCCCCTGTCTTTGAGAACTCCTGTGTAAAGAACTGCGCCTCCTCATGCGTAATGCCCATCGCCGCGAAGACAACAGCGAAGGCCTCGTCACTGCCCCGGACACGTGCCTGCCGGGTAATCTGGGCGGCAAGCATGCTGTGCGGCAGGCCTGACCCTGAGAAGACCGGGAGCTTCTGGCCCCGGACAAGCGTATTCATACCATCAATTGCCGAAATCCCCGTCTCAATGAAATCCTGCGGAAACTCCCGTTTCGTCGGGTTGATTGCATAGCCTGAGATCTCCATCTCCTTCTCAGGCACAACACGGCCGCCACCGTCAATCGGCTCAGCCGAACCAGAGAAGATCCGCCCAAGCATCTCTTTTGATACCGGCATGGTGAGAGGTTTGCCGGTGAACCGGACAGCAGTGAAATCACAGTCGAGATCGCGTGTCCCGCCAAAGACCATCACAATTGCAATACCCCTGCCCGCCTCAAGCACCTGGCCCATCCTGGTAGTACCATCCGGCAGGAGAACCTGCACCACCTCGTTGTACCCGGCATCATCGATCCCCGATACCGCAAGGATTGGACCCGCTACCCGGACAACAGACCGAAACTCCCGCAATGGAGCCATCAACGATCACCATCCAAAAAGGCGCTCTCAATCTGGTCAAGCACCTCGGGATAGAATGATTCAAACTCCTCGTGCGGCATCGGGCCCATCCTGGAGAGCCGGGCAGTCACGGGATTTGCCCGGATCCCGTCGGCATCCATCCCGGTTCCAACCGCTGCACGCCCTGCTTTGAGATACCGATGGATCAGCGTCATCATCCGGTACTGCTTCTCAGGCGGGCAGAAGGTATCCACTTCATCAAATGCAGACTGGATCAGGAACGACTCCCTCAGAATAGCAGCAACCTGGAGGGTGAACCGGTCCTGTTCAGGGAGGAGATCCGGGCCGACAAGCTGGACGATCTCCTGCAGTTCACTCTCTTTCTGGAGGAGGGCAAGCAGATCAGATCGCATCTCTTTCCAGTTGCTGCCTCCATGTTTCTCCCACCAGGGAGAGACGAGATCGGCATAGAGCGTATAGGAGAGAAGCCAGTTTACCGCAGGAAAATGGCGTTCGTGGGCGAGGTCAGCATCCAGTGCCCAGAAGACCCTGACAATACGGAGCGTGTTCTGGGTGACCGGTTCTGAGAAGTCACCGCCCGGCGGGGAGACCGCACCGATCACCGAGACCGAGCCTTCATCCCCGGAGAGCGTCGTCACCAGGCCCGCCCGTTCGTAAAAGTCCGCGAGACGGGAACCAAGATACGCAGGGTAGCCATGCTCACCCGGCATCTCTTCGAGCCGGCCGGAGATCTCACGCATCGCCTCTGCCCACCGGGAGGTCGAATCTGCCATCAGGGCTACCGTATACCCCATATCACGGTAATATTCTGCGATCGTGATACCGGTATAGACCGAGGCTTCACGTGCCGCAACCGGCATGTTCGAGGTGTTGCCTATGAGGACGGTACGGTTCATCAGCGGCTCTTTTGTCTTTGGATCCACAAGCTTTGGGAACTGTCTCAGCACATCTGCCATCTCGTTGCCGCGTTCACCGCACCCGACATAGACAATGATATCAGCATCACACCACTTGGCAAGCTGGTGCTGGACAACCGTCTTGCCTGCACCAAACGGGCCCGGAACCGATGCGGTACCCCCCTGGACAATCGGGAAGAACGAGTCTATCACCCGCTGTCCGGTAATAAGAGGGCGTTTTGGAGGGATTTTCTTCGCTGCCGGCCGCGGCACCCGGACAGGCCAGTGCTGGAGCATGGAGATCTCAAGATCCCTGCCGGATCCATCCCTGAGCGTGAGGATCGTCTCATCAACCGGGTACTCACCCTCGTCGGCTATCCAGACCACCTCCCCGGAGATGGAGGGGGGAAGCATAATCCGGTGCGTGATATGATCGGTCTCGGGAACAGACCCGAGGACTGCACCCCCTGCCAGCTTATCACCGCCTGATACGGCTGGTGTAAAATGGAACCTGCGATCACGGGAGAGAGCGGGAGAACTGACTCCCCGGACAATGAAATCGCCGGATATATCAGCAAGAGCCGTGAGCGGCCTCTGGATACCATCAAAGATCCGCCCAAGCAGACCCGGTCCCAGTTCGACCGAGAGGGACATCTTCGACCGCTTCACCGGCTCCCCCGGCGTGATCCCGGTTGTATCCTCATAGACCTGGATCGTTGCCAGATCCTCGTTCAATCCGATGATCTCCCCGATGAGTGCATCGGTTCCGACCATAACCACTTCAAACATCCGTGTACCCCGCATCCCGTCTGCATGAACAACCGGGCCGGATATCCTTTGTATTGTACCTGCCATCCACTCACTCCGGCATACCTTTTCCTGCGACCCGCCGGATCGCCTGCGTGATGCTGTCTTCGCCTTCAGAGGGTCCGGCAGAACCAGGAACCCCGATGATGACCGGGTAGACCGCATCAGATCTCCCATGTTCGTCAAGGAGCGGGAGAAGCGGCTGCATAAACCGATCAAGGATGAGGATGACCCCGACAGAATCATCCTGCAGGAGCTTTTTCAGTTCCTCCTCCGCAGATTCGGCATCATCGCAGTGTAAAGACTCAGAGACACCCCCAAGCCTGCAGAGCAGGGCCATCTGGAAATCTCCGATTGCAACAATCCTCATTCCGGTTCCACCACCATATATCCGGGGATCTCGTCCTGCGGCACCTCGAGGAGGAGAGCCGCAGCAGCAGCCATCAGGTTCTCCATCTCAAGCTCAAGGGCAAGGAGGTACCTGATTATAGGACCGCTCCCCAGGTGATACTGGCTGCTGATTGCCCTGCTGATCCCAAGTGTGCATTGGGAGAGTGCCGTCTCGAGTGGACCGGTATCACGGGTCTTCCGAACCTCCTCCAGGAGTGGTTCGATATACGGCCCATATGCAGTATCACGGAGAGCTGCACCAAATTCAAGAATATCCGTCTTCCGTGCAAGATCCTGAAGCACCGGACCTGTGATCTCAAAGCCTCCCGTGGTAACGAGGAAAGGCTCAGTCTCCTCCGGACCCAGGTTCCTGATCAGGCCCCGTGCAAGAATCCTGAGATTTTCTGTATCAATCAGCCGGCCTGCCATTGCCACCGCCGGTTCGTAATGAGCATCTTCAATACCCCGTGCCACGATCATGAGCGAGTGGAAGGACTCCGCGATGATGGCTGATTCAAAGGCGGTAAACCCGCCTGTCTCGCCAACCTTCTGCCAGGTGTTCCGTATGCCAGGGAGTATCCCGGCCCGCTCGATCCTGACAGTACTCTCCTCTATCGTCTCTGCATGGCTGATCTTCCTGATTGCCGAATCTGTCAGCGACCCGATTGCCACGGCCCGTTCGCGTATGAGATCTGCTGGCAGACCGCCTGCAATCCCCCGCAGGATGGCAGCAACCTCCCGGCATTCCAGGATCCGGATATATCCCTGGATAAGGGGCCTGATGGCATCTGGAACAGAACTGACAAGATCAGAGAGCATCCGGTAGTGGTGGGTGCGGATCAGCCGTTCGATAGCATCTGCATCTGCACCCTCACCGTACCCGACATCATGGCCGAGCCGGGCGGCACGCTCAAAGAGGTCAAGGAGATCGGTTGAGCCGGAGACCGTGTCAGCACCGTCAGCCGTCACCAGCGGGTTTCCCATTGCCCTCACCCGTGCTGATGGGTAGGCAAACGAGGCAATACTCAGGATAATCCTGAACCAGCCGGCCGATATGGCAATAAAAACCGCGATCAGAAACGCAATGCCGATCCCGATCACCAGCAGGCCGGTTCCCTCTGCAGCCAGAAGATCAGCGAAGAGCTGGTCAATATCCATCACCATCACCCCCAAAGAGCGTCGCGTGAACACGATGGATCAGGGTGTTTCGCATCTGGTCAAGCCTGGTGGCAAAGGTCTGGTCGCACCGGATTGTTGAATCCGCAGATGTAATAACCACCCCACCGGAGATGATTGCGGGATCATCTGCTGCAAGCACACGAACCTCAGCCTGATCCAGGCCCGATACTGCGAGACGGACGGCGTCTTCATCCTGGCTCCGGCAGTAGACAAGCACTGCTCCATCCCCGACCACCCCGATGCCTTCGAGAACCAGGTGCCGGATAATATCAGGGTACTCCGGCGATTCTGTAAGTGTTGCAAGCATCTCTTCGGCTTCACTGAATACCCCGGAGATCGCCTCCCACCGCGCCTCACGCAGCCGTTTTCCAGACTCATATTCTGCCTGGAGGAGGATCAGGCGCCGCTCTTCCCCAGCCCGCCGCTCCCCCTCATGCTCAATTCTCTCCCGTTCCTGTTCTGCACTATACCGGGCAGATTCTTCGATTTTCTTCAATGTACGGCTCGTTTCTGCTTCTATTCGCTCAATCTCCTCCCGTGTCTCATCCTCAATCAGCCTGAGGAGGGTAACAAGGCCCATCATACCCCTCCGAAGAGACCGATACCAAACATGATCAGGATCGCAACCAGCAGGCCAAAGATTGCAAATGTCTCTGCCATCACCGCAAAGACGAGGCTCTGCCCCATGGACGCGGGCCGCCGTGCAACTGCGCCGATACCGGCAGCAGCCGTCATACCCTGGCCAATCGCCGAGAGGCCTGCGAGGCCGACTGCGAATCCGGCACCAATTGCAGCAAGACCAGCAGCAGCTGTGGCAGTCACGTCACGCGTGATGATCCCGGTGAAGGCCATGACCAGGATCGCAACCAGCAGGCCATAGATCGCCTGCGTCTCAGGGATCACAGTGAAGACCAGGCCTTTCCCAAACGTCTCCTCGCGTTCAGAGGTTGTGGCGATACCTGCAGATGCAGCAATACCCTGGCCGATTGCCGAGAGGGCCGCAAACCCAACGGCAATACCTGCTGCAACCGCGGCAAACCCGGCAGCCAGTGTTGGAACGAGATCCCGTGTGATCATGCCGGTAAACGCCATGATCAGGATCGCCACAAGAAGACCATAGATCGCCTGCGTCTCAGGGATAACTGAGAAGACAAGGGATCTGCCAAACGATTCGGTCCGCTCCGCCGATACCGCAGCACCTGCGGCAGCAGCAATACCCTGGCCGATTGCAGAGAGTCCTGCAAGCCCGATTGCAAACCCGCAGCC is a window encoding:
- the comE gene encoding sulfopyruvate decarboxylase subunit beta; this encodes MSEEAVVRILKEEEIGLISHLPCDRAGLLCSMITSMSPHVPLLREEDGVGVSAGAYLAGIKPAMVIQSSGLGNMLNALLSLHGTFHLPLPIITSWRGVYQEAIPAQVPFNSRLPEILRGAGIPYATVMDADELPRFREMLSLSFAEMTPTVTLISPACFTSGACPPPDFPDRSRTVAPIPGSVLRTPLMTRYDAIAAVAPHLGSALCVSNIGVPSKELYAISDRPENFYMLGSYTQASPIALGLALSTDREVVVIDGDGSLLGSAILPVIASLGPKNLTIICLDNGTFGSTGNQITQGYATTDLAQIAAAAGIRQCVQVQTAEELDAALRAKRGGPWFIHVIIRPGNADVPNIPLSPIEIRNRFMEAASTTPPFR
- a CDS encoding AEC family transporter; its protein translation is MVLAEFLMIIDPVAVLMILIATGYAAYRLGILDRHATHKISLFLLNVSIPALIIVSMQIPPSAALLSNTLIFCIGVVVFYLFAVIVAYIGSSLFTMGEMRRGVFSFGILFGNIGFMGFPIAAALFGPESIFYVAIANLIFNLLIFSAGIVMITGRYEFNLKLLVNPGITASLLGLALFLLEIRIPSPAIDAMRLLGDLTTPLAMLIVGSFLATFPVREMIGDRTVFTGAALRLLLLPAGTYLLLSPLIDDPLVLGILVLLAAMPVGSMTVIFADIYGSDERFASQLVFLSTIVSLLTIPVITLLLI
- a CDS encoding flavodoxin family protein; its protein translation is MTIRVLAFAGSPRRHGNSETLLDWVLDRMQQEQDTDVLKYALTEITIAPCKGCNACEKLNTCVQKDDLVWVEEKILEADIIILSAPIFCMGIAAQAKALIDRAQVFRSRKYVLKLPVVPAERKGKRIGIFLASAGQDWDFVFDAAVPSVKCLFNVIDVKNKDIRYLMVNNVDEKGAVNDHPTAQKDARALADEVIATMREMKGESQ
- a CDS encoding flavodoxin family protein, which encodes MKALGISGSPRRRGNTEMLLDAFLAGAEEAGADCEKIVLCDLEFSSCKGCNACHKTGECIVEDDLTPIFEEILEAGIVALASPIYSMSVTAELKAFIDRGQVFWARKFILKDLFFDEEHTRQHRGVFISTAGQDWDHVFDAAYPVITAFFNDIGFAYRDNITAGNMDGYKGIKAHPTALTEAEERGRKIVGELERV
- a CDS encoding nucleotidyltransferase family protein; protein product: MPTLQRRFGIKRIGLFGSYARDEAGEISDIDLLVSFEEEKERFRTFMQCIFYLEDIFGKNVELIAEHALDSRIRPVVIDEVIWI
- a CDS encoding HepT-like ribonuclease domain-containing protein → MKTDAFYISHILHEIDYIQKKCKDKTIDDLYSDEDLQHIISRALEIIGEASKNISPEMKSAHDHIPWKEMSGIRDKIIHSYFSINWIIVWDVITHEIGDLKRQLTEIQ
- a CDS encoding peptidase M50, whose amino-acid sequence is MMDESHDPDEKPYHVTSQYIVMLNRISEHERRDLGIAWIALAIAFTIALIGGFSFTGVNPGTAALLFILSLITVGVGFVLHELAHKFTAVRYGYWAEFRKDNQMLLVAVAIAALVGVVFAAPGATMIYGPSLSKRENGIISAAGPITNLILLIPFALLAAAAIWFDLGSFVLLVGAVGVKINAMLAAFNMLPFGPLDGRKVLAWNKGIFVALIGASFAALFLGLYYL
- a CDS encoding DNA adenine methylase, with product MPRPKRIPGQAHPFLKWAGGKTQLLPELISRLPPGIASGEVTRYVEPFIGGGALFFALHEHHTIQESYLSDVNCELTLCYSVIQKDAEALIEKLDHLRSDYYSRDEEERKAFYYEIRDNFNRQLSELSFEGYNPDWITRAAWIIFLNRTCFNGLFRVNQKGGFNVPFGKYKNPDILNAGNLRNVAKLLEGTTIRRGDFTSCRDVVDEKTFVYFDPPYRPLNEKTAVFTSYAKDGFDDSDQKRLAEFFRELDRSGAKLMLSNSDPKNTDPDDCFFDDLYSGFTIERVPATRMINANGAGRGVINELIITNYL